Proteins co-encoded in one Megalops cyprinoides isolate fMegCyp1 chromosome 1, fMegCyp1.pri, whole genome shotgun sequence genomic window:
- the sf3b5 gene encoding splicing factor 3B subunit 5 codes for MTDRYNIHSQLEHLQSKYIGTGHADTSKWEWLVNQHRDSYCSYMGHFDLLNYFSIAENESKARVRFNLMEKMLQPCGPPADKPDDA; via the coding sequence ATGACAGACCGCTACAACATTCACAGTCAGCTGGAGCATCTGCAGTCCAAGTACATTGGGACGGGCCATGCAGACACCAGCAAATGGGAGTGGCTGGTGAACCAGCATCGGGACTCCTATTGTTCCTACATGGGCCACTTTGACCTGCTCAACTACTTCTCCATCGCTGAGAATGAGAGCAAGGCCCGAGTGCGCTTCAACCTCATGGAGAAGATGCTGCAGCCTTGCGGACCTCCAGCAGACAAGCCCGATGATGCCTAG